The proteins below come from a single Serratia ficaria genomic window:
- the fabV gene encoding enoyl-ACP reductase FabV, translating to MIIKPKIRGFICTTAHPAGCEANVREQIAYVKSRGELKNGPKKVLVIGASTGYGLASRINAAFGSGAATIGVFFEKPGSEGKTGSAGWYNSAGFDKAAKEEGLYAKSINGDAFSNECRQSVIDLIKQDLGQIDLVVYSLASPVRKMPETGEVVRSALKPIGEPYKSVALDTNKDLLVEAVVEPANEQEIADTVKVMGGQDWQLWMDALDEAGVLADHVQSVAYSYIGTDLTWPIYWHGTLGKAKEDLDRAAQAIDQKLKAKGGAAYVAVLKSVVTQASSAIPVMPLYISIVFKIMKEQGIHEGCIEQIQRLFATKLFSGAAPDTDEKHRLRLDDWELRDDVQNTCREIWKQINDNNINELTDYQGYKAEFLRLFGFGVQGVDYEADLSGEAKFEVIELV from the coding sequence ATGATTATCAAACCTAAAATTCGTGGTTTTATCTGCACTACCGCTCATCCGGCAGGCTGTGAAGCCAACGTCCGTGAGCAAATCGCCTACGTCAAATCACGCGGCGAACTGAAAAACGGGCCTAAGAAGGTGCTGGTTATTGGTGCATCCACCGGTTACGGTCTGGCCTCGCGCATCAACGCCGCGTTCGGCAGCGGTGCGGCCACCATCGGCGTATTTTTTGAGAAGCCAGGCAGCGAAGGCAAAACCGGTTCCGCCGGTTGGTACAACTCCGCCGGTTTCGACAAGGCAGCTAAAGAAGAAGGCCTGTACGCGAAAAGCATCAACGGCGACGCGTTCTCCAACGAGTGCCGTCAGAGCGTTATCGATCTGATCAAGCAGGACCTGGGCCAGATTGATCTGGTGGTTTACTCGCTGGCGTCCCCAGTGCGTAAAATGCCGGAAACCGGCGAAGTGGTGCGTTCCGCGCTGAAGCCGATCGGCGAACCCTACAAATCCGTCGCGCTGGACACCAACAAAGACCTGCTGGTTGAAGCCGTGGTCGAGCCGGCCAACGAGCAGGAAATCGCCGATACCGTCAAGGTCATGGGCGGCCAGGACTGGCAGCTGTGGATGGACGCGCTGGACGAAGCCGGCGTGCTGGCGGACCACGTTCAGTCCGTTGCTTATTCCTATATCGGCACCGATCTGACCTGGCCAATTTACTGGCACGGCACCCTGGGCAAAGCGAAGGAAGATCTGGACCGCGCGGCGCAAGCCATCGACCAGAAACTGAAGGCCAAGGGCGGCGCAGCCTACGTGGCGGTGCTGAAGTCGGTCGTGACTCAGGCGTCCTCGGCGATCCCTGTGATGCCGCTGTATATCTCCATCGTGTTCAAAATCATGAAGGAGCAGGGCATTCACGAAGGCTGCATCGAACAGATCCAGCGTCTGTTCGCCACCAAGCTGTTCAGCGGCGCGGCGCCGGATACCGACGAGAAACACCGTCTGCGTCTGGACGACTGGGAACTGCGCGACGACGTGCAGAACACCTGCCGTGAGATCTGGAAGCAGATCAACGACAACAACATCAATGAACTGACCGATTACCAGGGCTACAAGGCGGAGTTCCTGCGCCTGTTCGGTTTTGGCGTTCAGGGCGTCGATTATGAAGCCGATCTGAGCGGTGAAGCCAAGTTCGAGGTGATCGAACTGGTGTAA
- the copD gene encoding copper homeostasis membrane protein CopD translates to MSLATLFVLCRLAHFAAVMLMFGVSLFTALLSPQRLSPYLTRDVRPLLVSCTWLAGLSAVALLAVQAGQMGDGWEDTWRLEVWWAVLGTTFGEVWRWHLGLALLALLSLLLPEARRIQALALCSTLLLVSMAFIGHAAMHQGALGVLHRANHALHLLAAGYWFGSLLPLLVCLRYLQQPQWRRDAITTLIRFSRWGHLAVAAVIVTGAVNSLIILGSWPLNVASPYQRLLLFKTALVALMVMVALANRYAIVPAMSRVPKLAQRGLVLACWIEVGLGGAVLLLVSLFATYAPV, encoded by the coding sequence ATGAGTCTGGCGACCCTGTTCGTTCTGTGTCGCTTGGCGCACTTTGCGGCGGTGATGCTGATGTTTGGCGTCAGCCTGTTCACCGCCTTACTGTCGCCGCAGCGCCTTTCTCCGTATCTCACCCGTGACGTGCGTCCTTTGCTGGTCTCTTGCACCTGGCTCGCCGGGCTTTCCGCCGTGGCGCTGCTGGCGGTACAGGCCGGGCAAATGGGCGATGGCTGGGAGGATACCTGGCGGCTGGAGGTGTGGTGGGCGGTGCTCGGCACGACCTTCGGCGAAGTGTGGCGCTGGCATTTGGGCCTTGCGCTGCTGGCGCTGCTGAGCCTGCTGCTGCCGGAGGCGAGGCGCATTCAAGCGCTGGCGCTGTGCTCTACGCTGCTGCTGGTGAGCATGGCGTTTATCGGCCATGCGGCGATGCACCAAGGCGCGCTTGGCGTACTGCATCGCGCCAACCATGCGCTGCACCTGCTGGCCGCCGGTTACTGGTTCGGCAGCCTGTTGCCGCTGCTGGTTTGCCTGCGCTACCTGCAGCAGCCGCAATGGCGCCGCGACGCCATCACCACCCTGATCCGTTTCTCGCGCTGGGGCCACCTGGCGGTGGCGGCGGTGATCGTCACCGGGGCGGTCAACAGCCTGATCATTCTCGGCAGCTGGCCGCTGAACGTGGCTTCGCCGTATCAGCGTTTGCTGTTGTTCAAAACCGCGCTGGTGGCGCTGATGGTGATGGTGGCGCTGGCCAACCGTTACGCCATCGTGCCGGCGATGAGCCGCGTGCCGAAGCTGGCGCAGCGCGGGCTGGTGTTGGCCTGTTGGATTGAAGTGGGACTGGGCGGGGCGGTGCTGCTGCTGGTCAGTTTATTTGCAACCTATGCGCCGGTATAA
- the zinT gene encoding metal-binding protein ZinT encodes MANYFGKISLALGALLVSGYALSHAHHSHGKPMSEVELQASKGVFDDKNVQDRSLTDWDGVWQSVHPYLQNGDLDPVFKQKAEKEQGKTFEQIKEYYRKGYATDIDTIGIENGVMEFHRGNKASSCQYAYAGHKILTYASGKKGVRYLFECKDAGSQAPKYVQFSDHIIAPRKSAHFHIFVGNTSQEALLAEMDNWPTYYPFQLTTEQVVDDMLHH; translated from the coding sequence GTGGCGAACTATTTTGGAAAAATTTCATTGGCGCTGGGCGCGCTGTTAGTCAGCGGTTACGCGCTTTCTCATGCCCATCATTCGCATGGCAAACCGATGTCGGAAGTGGAGTTGCAGGCGTCTAAGGGGGTGTTCGATGATAAGAACGTGCAGGACAGAAGCTTAACGGATTGGGATGGCGTGTGGCAGTCCGTCCATCCTTACCTGCAGAATGGCGACCTTGATCCGGTGTTTAAGCAGAAGGCGGAGAAAGAGCAGGGCAAAACGTTCGAACAGATCAAGGAGTACTACCGCAAAGGGTATGCCACCGATATTGATACCATAGGCATCGAAAACGGCGTTATGGAGTTCCACCGCGGTAATAAAGCCAGTTCCTGCCAGTACGCCTATGCCGGGCACAAGATCCTGACTTACGCCTCAGGCAAAAAAGGGGTTCGTTATCTGTTTGAATGTAAGGATGCCGGCAGCCAGGCACCTAAATACGTTCAGTTCAGCGATCACATCATCGCCCCGCGCAAGTCCGCTCACTTTCATATCTTTGTGGGCAACACATCGCAGGAAGCGCTACTGGCGGAAATGGATAACTGGCCGACGTACTATCCGTTCCAGTTGACTACCGAACAGGTGGTTGACGACATGCTGCATCACTGA
- a CDS encoding DUF2975 domain-containing protein — translation MGATPRIQLPPYVRCLCLLIMALLIVSTCVEMFMIVQPWVQGAAYDAIVASYREYYPELKAYAAPQQGWAIGATLLLDMLVYLPYYAALLCGAGLFYQFFRGNVWQRNNMLLLQIIGILLIVDVLFPSLAGLLQIMVLTAGEKMLFIIYYGVNSESVRSLIVGCAILVFSRVFLEALRLNEEQLSFV, via the coding sequence ATGGGCGCTACGCCAAGGATCCAACTGCCGCCGTATGTGCGCTGCCTGTGTTTACTGATTATGGCGTTGCTGATAGTCAGCACCTGCGTTGAAATGTTCATGATCGTTCAACCCTGGGTGCAGGGCGCAGCCTATGACGCTATCGTCGCGTCTTACCGGGAATATTACCCCGAGCTGAAGGCCTACGCCGCGCCGCAGCAGGGGTGGGCGATCGGCGCCACGCTGCTGCTCGACATGTTGGTTTATCTGCCGTATTACGCCGCGCTGCTGTGCGGCGCCGGCCTGTTTTATCAATTCTTCCGCGGCAACGTTTGGCAGCGCAACAATATGTTGCTGTTGCAGATTATCGGCATTTTGCTGATTGTCGACGTGCTGTTCCCGTCGCTGGCCGGCCTGCTGCAGATAATGGTGCTGACCGCCGGTGAAAAAATGCTGTTTATAATTTATTATGGCGTCAACAGCGAGTCGGTGCGCTCGCTGATCGTAGGCTGCGCAATCCTGGTGTTTAGCCGGGTATTTTTGGAAGCGCTGCGGCTGAATGAAGAACAGCTTTCTTTCGTGTGA
- a CDS encoding DUF4377 domain-containing protein, whose protein sequence is MKIKALLFVALAALAGCSQEGAAMNQPANKNGGHTEVLLVNSALVDCVGVAPMKCMQVRHSAQQPWELFYTGIEGFTFEPGYRYRLKVQVTALENVPADASSLRYTLIEQLEKSKA, encoded by the coding sequence TTGAAAATCAAAGCGTTGTTATTCGTTGCATTGGCCGCTCTGGCCGGCTGCAGCCAGGAAGGAGCCGCTATGAATCAGCCCGCAAACAAAAACGGCGGCCATACGGAAGTGTTGCTGGTCAACAGCGCGCTGGTGGATTGCGTCGGCGTTGCCCCGATGAAGTGCATGCAGGTGCGCCATTCCGCGCAGCAGCCGTGGGAACTGTTTTATACCGGCATCGAGGGCTTCACCTTCGAGCCGGGATATCGCTACCGTCTGAAGGTGCAGGTGACCGCGCTGGAAAACGTGCCGGCCGATGCTTCCTCACTGCGCTATACCCTGATTGAGCAGTTGGAAAAGAGCAAGGCGTGA
- the pcaD gene encoding 3-oxoadipate enol-lactonase: MNETAFFTTGDGCRIAYRFDGAADRPLLMLSNSIGTTLAMWAEQIPALSEHFHILRYDSRGHGASDAPPGPYSLARLGRDALELLDALRRDQAYFCGLSLGGMVGQWLGVHAPERVTKLVLANTSSWLGPAGQWDARIAALRPPVDMAPVAEGFLNNWFSSAYRGGHAATVARFRAMLLATPPQGLAGCFAAVRDMDMRRTAALIQAPTLVIAGRDDTVTALSHGELLAATVPGAALQVLPVVHLSNVERPDAFLAALLGFLR, encoded by the coding sequence ATGAACGAAACCGCCTTTTTCACCACCGGCGACGGCTGCCGGATTGCCTACCGCTTTGACGGCGCGGCGGATCGGCCGCTGCTGATGCTGTCCAACTCGATCGGCACCACGCTGGCGATGTGGGCCGAACAAATCCCGGCGTTGTCCGAGCATTTCCACATTCTGCGTTATGACAGCCGCGGGCATGGTGCGTCCGATGCGCCGCCCGGGCCTTATTCGCTGGCCCGGCTGGGGCGCGACGCGCTGGAGTTGCTGGACGCACTGCGGCGGGATCAGGCGTACTTCTGCGGCCTGTCGCTGGGCGGCATGGTGGGCCAGTGGTTGGGCGTGCACGCTCCGGAGCGGGTGACGAAGCTGGTTTTGGCCAATACGTCGTCCTGGCTGGGGCCGGCGGGGCAGTGGGATGCGCGCATCGCCGCGCTGCGGCCGCCGGTCGATATGGCGCCGGTGGCGGAAGGTTTTCTGAACAACTGGTTTTCCTCCGCGTATCGGGGCGGCCATGCGGCGACCGTCGCGCGGTTCCGCGCCATGCTGTTGGCGACGCCGCCGCAGGGGCTGGCCGGCTGTTTCGCCGCGGTGCGCGATATGGATATGCGGCGTACGGCGGCGTTGATCCAGGCGCCGACGCTGGTGATCGCCGGGCGGGACGACACCGTCACCGCGTTGTCGCACGGCGAGCTGCTGGCCGCGACGGTGCCGGGGGCGGCGTTGCAGGTCTTGCCGGTGGTGCATTTGTCCAACGTGGAACGGCCGGACGCGTTTCTGGCGGCGCTGCTGGGCTTTTTGCGCTAG
- the dcuR gene encoding two-component system response regulator DcuR: protein MINVLIVDDDPMVAELNKYYLSQVSGFHCQATVATLSQARALLADAGGSIDLVLLDIYMQQENGLDLLPGLRELGEKTDVIVISSASDVNTVQKALHYGVVDYLIKPFQFTRFKEALSNYQQQTQILAQREFSQADVDSLLRRQPNSQEGKKLPKGLTSITLSTVCEWIEQQHSGEFSTDNLANAIGISRVSCRKYLIYLAESGILGTRILYGTTGRPVYLYQLKPDAIALLKEYCRPA from the coding sequence ATGATTAACGTATTGATTGTCGATGACGACCCGATGGTGGCGGAGCTGAACAAATATTACCTGAGCCAGGTCAGCGGATTTCACTGTCAGGCGACGGTGGCCACCCTGAGCCAGGCGCGCGCGCTGCTGGCCGACGCCGGGGGCAGCATCGATCTGGTGCTGCTGGACATCTATATGCAGCAGGAAAACGGCCTGGATTTGCTGCCCGGCCTGCGCGAACTGGGCGAGAAAACCGACGTGATCGTCATCTCGTCCGCCAGCGACGTGAATACGGTGCAAAAAGCGCTGCACTACGGCGTGGTGGACTACCTGATCAAACCTTTCCAGTTCACCCGTTTTAAAGAGGCGTTGAGCAACTATCAGCAGCAGACGCAAATTTTGGCCCAGCGCGAATTCTCCCAGGCCGACGTCGACAGCCTGCTGCGCCGCCAGCCCAACAGCCAGGAAGGCAAGAAGCTGCCGAAGGGCCTGACCAGCATCACCCTGAGCACGGTATGCGAATGGATCGAGCAGCAGCACAGCGGTGAATTTTCCACCGACAACCTGGCCAACGCCATCGGCATCTCGCGGGTATCCTGCCGTAAATACCTGATCTACCTGGCGGAAAGCGGCATTCTCGGCACCCGCATTCTGTATGGCACCACCGGGCGGCCGGTGTACCTGTATCAGCTGAAGCCGGATGCCATCGCCCTGCTGAAGGAATACTGCCGGCCGGCCTAG
- a CDS encoding YebY family protein, which yields MKSVLLGITLLATATGALAADKLVNITKLEYGKQWAFTKEEVTLQCRSGGALFVLNNSTLMQYPLNDAAEAQVKAGQQRAQPLDVILLDDAANPGHKMNLAPFRERAEKLCDN from the coding sequence ATGAAATCGGTATTACTTGGCATTACGCTGCTGGCAACCGCGACCGGCGCGCTGGCGGCAGACAAACTGGTTAACATCACCAAGCTGGAGTACGGCAAGCAGTGGGCGTTCACCAAAGAAGAAGTGACGCTGCAGTGCCGCAGCGGCGGCGCGCTGTTTGTGCTCAACAACAGCACCCTGATGCAGTATCCGCTCAACGACGCCGCCGAAGCGCAGGTGAAGGCGGGGCAGCAGCGCGCGCAGCCGCTGGATGTGATCCTGCTCGATGACGCCGCCAACCCCGGCCATAAAATGAACCTGGCGCCGTTCCGCGAACGCGCCGAGAAGCTGTGCGATAATTAA
- a CDS encoding helix-turn-helix domain-containing protein: protein MAIIVSLDVMLAKRKMRSKELAEQVGITEQNLSLLKNGKVKGVRLETLDKICRILDCQPGDLLAWEADNED, encoded by the coding sequence GTGGCGATAATAGTAAGTCTTGATGTCATGTTGGCCAAAAGGAAGATGCGTTCAAAGGAGCTGGCGGAACAGGTGGGGATCACCGAGCAGAATTTGTCTCTGCTGAAGAACGGCAAGGTCAAAGGCGTCCGGTTGGAGACGCTGGACAAAATCTGCCGCATTCTTGACTGCCAGCCTGGCGATCTGCTGGCCTGGGAAGCTGACAACGAAGACTAG
- a CDS encoding LysR family transcriptional regulator, translating into MNDRLTGITTFVRVVDAGSFTLAAERLHLTRSAVGKSIARLERRLGATLFHRHTRRLALTEAGQAYYDRCLRALSELDAADAQLNSGRLQPQGTLRVSAPKLLGRHCIAPALTPLTASHPELRLEISFNDRVTDLIEEGFDLAVRIGPLGDSASLVARRLGSQHLSLCAAPSYLARCGTPPDIAGLHGHRAIAYRRFDEDIGWRTLLAGATGQDVRLDIRLRLDDLHSLADAAIAGAGLVWLPCWLLARYLRSGELTPVLRQIRLLPNDIHAVWPKTPYLPAKTRVAVDTLLMRLPAMLQPE; encoded by the coding sequence ATCAACGATCGCCTTACCGGCATTACCACCTTTGTGCGCGTGGTCGACGCCGGCAGCTTTACCCTGGCCGCCGAACGCCTGCATCTGACCCGCTCGGCGGTGGGGAAAAGCATCGCCCGGCTGGAGCGGAGGCTCGGCGCGACGCTGTTTCATCGCCATACCCGCCGGCTGGCGCTGACCGAAGCGGGCCAGGCTTACTACGATCGCTGCCTGCGCGCCCTGAGCGAGCTGGACGCCGCCGACGCCCAGCTGAACAGCGGCCGCTTGCAGCCGCAGGGCACGCTGCGGGTGAGTGCGCCCAAGCTGCTGGGCCGCCACTGCATCGCCCCGGCGTTAACGCCGCTGACGGCGAGCCACCCCGAGCTGCGGCTCGAGATCAGTTTCAACGATCGGGTAACGGACCTGATTGAGGAGGGATTCGATCTGGCGGTGCGCATCGGCCCGCTCGGCGACAGCGCCAGCCTGGTGGCCCGGCGACTGGGCAGCCAACACCTTTCGCTGTGCGCCGCGCCGTCGTACCTGGCCCGCTGCGGCACCCCGCCGGATATTGCCGGCCTTCACGGCCACCGCGCCATCGCCTACCGACGCTTTGACGAGGACATCGGCTGGCGCACGCTGCTGGCCGGGGCGACGGGCCAGGATGTGCGGCTGGATATCCGCCTGCGGCTCGACGATTTGCATTCGCTGGCGGATGCCGCCATCGCCGGCGCGGGGCTGGTTTGGCTACCCTGCTGGTTGCTGGCGCGCTATCTGCGCAGCGGCGAACTGACGCCGGTGCTCAGACAAATCCGCCTGCTGCCCAATGATATTCACGCCGTCTGGCCGAAAACGCCGTATTTGCCGGCCAAAACGCGGGTGGCTGTCGATACGCTGCTGATGCGGCTGCCGGCCATGCTGCAGCCCGAATAG
- the yobA gene encoding CopC domain-containing protein YobA: MIGKIRSSYRLLSTLFVLFIGLSSQQALAHAHLKVVTPAADASVSPAPKALTLNFSEGIEPNFSGVKITGPDNAAVKTGKLKLDPNNNTQVNLPIEGELGAGKYNVSWHVVSVDGHKTKGQYSFTVN; the protein is encoded by the coding sequence GTGATCGGTAAAATTCGTTCCTCATATCGCCTGCTTTCCACCCTTTTCGTGCTGTTTATCGGCCTTTCTTCGCAGCAGGCGCTGGCGCATGCCCACCTGAAAGTTGTCACCCCGGCGGCCGACGCCAGCGTGAGCCCGGCACCGAAAGCGCTGACGCTCAATTTCTCCGAAGGCATCGAGCCTAACTTCAGCGGCGTCAAGATCACCGGCCCGGACAACGCCGCGGTGAAAACCGGCAAGTTGAAACTCGATCCGAACAACAATACCCAGGTTAATCTGCCGATCGAAGGCGAGCTTGGCGCCGGCAAATATAACGTCAGCTGGCACGTGGTTTCGGTCGACGGCCATAAAACCAAAGGCCAGTACAGCTTCACCGTCAACTGA
- a CDS encoding DUF4136 domain-containing protein — translation MALLSGCASQPQVTSDYDHSANFTQYRTYGFAADPAGQYQTLTGKYIQAAVAQRMEQRGYKASPTPDLLVYSNTMKQDKVQMDDSPVMVGRFGYAGWGGYNQTLWTYTEGTLTVDVVDSKKKQLVWRGSATNTLNSDSKTVSQAQIQQAVGALFATYPARAGAASR, via the coding sequence ATGGCTTTACTGTCCGGCTGCGCCAGTCAGCCGCAGGTCACCAGCGATTACGATCACAGCGCCAACTTTACGCAATACCGCACTTACGGTTTTGCCGCCGACCCCGCAGGGCAATACCAGACGCTGACCGGCAAGTACATTCAGGCCGCCGTGGCGCAACGGATGGAGCAGCGCGGTTATAAAGCCAGCCCCACGCCGGATCTGCTGGTCTACAGCAATACCATGAAGCAGGATAAGGTCCAGATGGACGATTCCCCGGTGATGGTTGGGCGATTCGGCTACGCCGGTTGGGGCGGCTATAACCAAACCCTGTGGACCTACACCGAAGGCACCCTGACGGTGGACGTCGTGGACAGCAAGAAAAAACAGCTGGTATGGCGCGGCTCGGCCACCAATACCTTGAATTCAGACAGCAAAACGGTCAGCCAGGCGCAAATTCAGCAGGCGGTCGGCGCGCTATTCGCCACTTACCCTGCGCGGGCCGGAGCGGCGAGCCGCTGA